A genomic region of Chryseobacterium sp. KACC 21268 contains the following coding sequences:
- a CDS encoding cyclic nucleotide-binding domain-containing protein, whose protein sequence is MEFMKQFLRENNIPISDENWAIYSAKNVRKEYKKKDLILKKGAVENYLSFVEEGTARLFFMKDGRELTTRFVFRHNYLTSYDSFLQRSPSRCTVEALTDMVVWQIHYDDLQEVYRTSSVGNLIGRITVEQIYLAKSNKEFSYLSESAEERYLKLMKEHPELFQLVALKHIATYLGITPQALSRIRRRIS, encoded by the coding sequence ATGGAGTTTATGAAACAATTTCTTCGCGAGAATAATATTCCGATATCGGACGAAAACTGGGCGATCTATAGCGCAAAGAATGTTCGGAAAGAATACAAGAAGAAAGATCTGATTCTGAAAAAAGGCGCAGTAGAAAATTATCTGTCCTTTGTAGAGGAAGGCACAGCGAGATTGTTCTTTATGAAAGATGGCAGAGAACTTACAACCAGATTTGTTTTCAGACATAATTATCTGACTTCCTATGATTCTTTTTTGCAACGGTCACCTTCCAGATGCACGGTGGAGGCGCTTACAGATATGGTCGTTTGGCAAATCCATTACGATGATCTGCAGGAAGTTTACAGAACATCCAGTGTTGGAAATCTAATCGGGAGGATCACTGTAGAACAGATCTACCTGGCAAAATCGAATAAGGAATTCTCGTATCTGAGCGAGTCTGCAGAAGAACGCTATTTGAAATTGATGAAAGAGCATCCCGAACTATTTCAGTTGGTTGCACTGAAACATATCGCGACTTATTTGGGAATCACACCACAAGCATTGAGTAGAATAAGAAGGCGTATTTCTTAA
- a CDS encoding class I SAM-dependent methyltransferase, with translation MIDLPGLAIKNFHEKTSRAKLYVHDTFGPKVEMPISLYFRNEKQLPKLEKKALDLCKGKVLDVGAGAGSHALILQRKNLEVVGLEISPAACDVMKNRGLKKVVGEDIFKYNDGKFDTLLLLMNGIGLCGDLDGFRKFLRKAETLLNENGILIFDSSDINYMYEDEELPQDHYYGEVTCRYEYQKEVTDWFNWLYLDFKTLEKITSEEGWKSELIYEDENDQYLVQLSKK, from the coding sequence ATGATTGATCTTCCAGGGCTTGCCATCAAAAATTTTCACGAAAAAACCAGCAGGGCAAAACTCTACGTCCACGACACCTTTGGTCCAAAAGTAGAAATGCCGATTTCCCTCTATTTCCGCAACGAAAAACAATTACCCAAACTTGAGAAGAAGGCATTGGATCTCTGTAAAGGAAAAGTCTTAGATGTAGGAGCTGGCGCAGGAAGTCACGCTTTGATCCTTCAACGTAAAAATTTAGAGGTCGTTGGATTAGAGATTTCTCCGGCAGCCTGTGACGTGATGAAAAATCGAGGTTTGAAAAAAGTCGTCGGTGAAGATATCTTTAAATATAATGATGGGAAATTCGATACACTTTTGTTGTTGATGAATGGAATCGGACTGTGTGGTGATCTGGATGGATTCAGGAAATTCCTTAGAAAAGCTGAAACATTGCTCAATGAAAATGGGATCTTAATTTTCGATTCATCCGACATCAATTATATGTACGAGGACGAAGAACTTCCACAAGACCACTATTACGGCGAAGTCACTTGCAGATACGAATATCAAAAAGAAGTCACAGATTGGTTCAACTGGCTCTATTTGGATTTTAAAACTTTAGAGAAAATCACTTCAGAGGAAGGCTGGAAATCCGAGTTGATCTATGAAGATGAGAATGACCAATATCTCGTCCAATTATCTAAGAAATAA